A window from Candidatus Omnitrophota bacterium encodes these proteins:
- the serS gene encoding serine--tRNA ligase → MLDLSFIRQNPEQVKEGLARKRVELDLNALLALDEQHRQMLVEVEQLRHERKKLSEEVGQRKRQGHDADDLMTQSRGVGEQIAKKEEALGELGSRIKNELLKIPNIPHSEIPTGGASANEVAREWGEIPSFDFEPQDHVQLGEALDILDMPRAAKISGSGFVCYKGMGARLERALISFMLDLHCREHGYTEIFPPLLVNTDSMTGTGQLPKMKEDMYKVEEEDLYLIPTAEVPVTNLHRDEILEEAQLPVYYHAFTPCFRREAGSYGAHVRGMTRVHQFNKVELVKFVKPGESYAELESLVGNAEKVLELLGLPYRRVVLASGDLSFAAAKCYDLEAWAAGCKQWLEVSSCSNFEDFQARRAGIRFKPAGGGKPRFVHTLNGSGVATARTLIALIENYQQADGTIRIPEVLQPYLDGLTEIQPAG, encoded by the coding sequence ATGCTGGATTTATCATTCATCCGTCAAAACCCTGAACAAGTCAAAGAAGGGCTTGCGCGCAAGCGAGTCGAGCTCGATCTCAATGCCCTCTTGGCTTTGGATGAGCAGCATCGCCAGATGCTGGTCGAAGTCGAGCAACTGCGGCATGAGCGCAAGAAGCTTAGTGAAGAGGTAGGGCAGCGTAAGCGGCAGGGCCATGACGCTGACGATCTCATGACCCAAAGCCGGGGCGTGGGCGAGCAGATCGCTAAGAAGGAAGAGGCTCTGGGTGAACTCGGTTCGCGCATTAAGAACGAACTGCTGAAAATTCCAAATATCCCCCACTCAGAAATTCCCACCGGCGGCGCCAGCGCCAATGAAGTGGCGCGCGAGTGGGGGGAGATCCCCTCTTTTGATTTTGAGCCCCAAGATCATGTCCAATTGGGTGAGGCCCTGGATATTTTGGATATGCCGCGGGCGGCCAAAATCAGCGGGTCGGGTTTTGTGTGTTACAAGGGCATGGGGGCCAGGCTGGAACGCGCCCTGATTTCCTTTATGCTGGATCTGCATTGCCGCGAACACGGCTATACGGAAATCTTTCCGCCGCTTCTGGTGAATACGGATTCCATGACCGGCACGGGCCAGCTTCCCAAGATGAAAGAGGACATGTACAAGGTTGAGGAAGAAGACCTGTATCTTATTCCGACGGCTGAAGTGCCTGTGACCAATCTGCACCGCGATGAGATTTTGGAAGAGGCCCAGCTTCCGGTCTATTACCACGCTTTCACTCCGTGCTTTCGCAGGGAGGCGGGCTCCTACGGGGCGCATGTGCGCGGGATGACACGGGTGCACCAGTTCAACAAGGTGGAGCTCGTCAAGTTTGTGAAGCCCGGTGAGTCCTACGCGGAACTTGAATCCCTGGTGGGTAACGCCGAGAAGGTGCTGGAGCTCCTGGGCCTGCCGTACCGCAGGGTGGTGCTTGCTTCAGGAGATCTAAGTTTTGCTGCGGCAAAATGTTACGATTTGGAAGCCTGGGCAGCCGGCTGTAAGCAATGGCTGGAGGTTTCCAGTTGTTCGAACTTTGAGGACTTCCAGGCGCGGCGCGCAGGCATACGCTTCAAGCCCGCGGGTGGCGGAAAACCGCGATTTGTGCACACGCTCAATGGGTCCGGTGTGGCTACCGCACGCACCTTGATCGCCCTGATTGAAAACTACCAGCAGGCGGACGGAACCATTCGTATTCCCGAAGTCCTACAGCCCTACCTGGACGGACTAACCGAGATCCAGCC
- the frr gene encoding ribosome recycling factor yields MAEKVVLRSAEEKMKKAVESVIREFHGVRTGRASAELVDHVVVEHYGAQMKMNQLATITVPEPKMIMIQPWDQSATNSIMTAIQKSDLGIMPQSDGKVVRLGIPQLTHERRVELDKVIKRMAEDGRVSVRAIRRDANDEFKKLHKAGTITEDEERKAHEDVQKVTDKHIEKIDALLKEKEQEILGA; encoded by the coding sequence ATGGCTGAAAAAGTTGTACTCCGGAGTGCTGAGGAAAAGATGAAGAAGGCCGTTGAATCGGTGATTCGCGAGTTCCACGGCGTGCGCACCGGAAGGGCCAGTGCCGAATTGGTGGACCACGTTGTGGTCGAGCATTACGGCGCTCAGATGAAAATGAATCAGTTAGCCACCATTACCGTCCCTGAGCCGAAGATGATCATGATCCAACCCTGGGATCAGTCGGCCACCAACTCAATCATGACAGCAATTCAAAAATCGGACCTGGGGATCATGCCGCAGAGTGACGGCAAGGTCGTCCGTTTAGGCATTCCGCAACTGACGCACGAGAGACGGGTTGAGCTGGACAAGGTGATCAAGCGTATGGCTGAGGATGGACGTGTTTCCGTCCGCGCGATCCGGCGCGATGCCAATGACGAGTTTAAGAAGCTGCACAAGGCCGGCACAATTACCGAAGACGAAGAACGCAAAGCCCACGAAGATGTGCAGAAGGTGACAGACAAGCATATCGAAAAGATTGACGCACTTCTTAAGGAAAAAGAGCAGGAGATTCTGGGGGCGTAG
- a CDS encoding elongation factor Ts, with product MTVGVDAIRDLRERTGAGIVECKKALSESGGDVDGAITVLRKKGAAMAGKKAGREAKDGLVGAAISADGKTGALLEINCETDFVARNEQFQTLVKHLTQDVLAKQPGGLDAFLAQKFKDTDLTVKETVVEAVAKIGENIQVRRLALLASEGDGAVTSYIHMGGKIGVLIEVSASPSAATGTESFKTLSKDLTMQIAARPPQFVRREEVPQELLDKEKEIIEAQIGNKPANVLDKIISGKIEKFYSDSCLVDQPFVKDEGLKIKDVVAAVAKETGAEIEVRRFARFQLGEA from the coding sequence ATGACTGTAGGTGTTGATGCCATTCGGGACCTGCGCGAGCGGACAGGCGCAGGCATTGTGGAGTGCAAGAAAGCCTTATCTGAGTCCGGAGGCGATGTGGACGGCGCAATCACGGTTTTGCGCAAAAAGGGCGCAGCCATGGCCGGCAAGAAGGCCGGGCGCGAAGCCAAAGACGGTCTGGTCGGCGCGGCCATCAGCGCGGACGGCAAGACCGGGGCGCTTTTGGAGATCAACTGCGAGACGGACTTTGTGGCCCGTAACGAGCAGTTCCAGACCTTGGTGAAGCATTTGACCCAGGATGTGCTGGCCAAACAGCCGGGCGGCCTGGATGCTTTTTTGGCACAGAAGTTCAAGGACACGGATCTCACGGTTAAGGAGACAGTCGTGGAAGCCGTGGCCAAGATCGGAGAGAATATACAGGTGCGCCGGTTGGCTCTCTTGGCTTCCGAAGGGGATGGGGCCGTGACTTCGTATATCCACATGGGCGGAAAGATCGGGGTGCTCATCGAGGTTTCCGCTTCTCCTTCTGCGGCCACCGGAACAGAATCTTTTAAAACGCTCTCCAAGGATCTGACCATGCAGATTGCGGCGCGGCCGCCACAGTTTGTCAGACGCGAGGAAGTTCCCCAGGAGCTGCTGGATAAAGAAAAGGAAATCATCGAGGCGCAGATCGGGAACAAACCCGCCAATGTGCTCGATAAAATTATCAGCGGCAAGATTGAGAAGTTTTATTCGGATTCCTGCTTGGTGGATCAGCCCTTTGTCAAGGATGAAGGGCTGAAAATAAAGGATGTGGTTGCCGCGGTTGCCAAGGAAACAGGCGCTGAGATTGAGGTCCGGAGATTTGCGCGCTTCCAATTGGGTGAGGCTTAA
- the rpsB gene encoding 30S ribosomal protein S2, with protein MIKQLLEAGVHFGHQKGRWNPKMRPFIFGERKGIYIIDLRRTAVCLQKACDFLENLVSQGEHILFVGTKRQAQPIIEEAAKRSGMFYVNTRWLGGTLTNFETIRKRVNRLKEIQRMKEDGTVKLLKKKEVVQLDKELAKLQRNLGGIAEMDRLPSAVFVVDCMREDIAVREANKLGISVIAMLDTNADPDPIDYPIPANDDAIRSIRLVLEKLVEAVERGLQARHAVRRVVATSEAVGTDAGESAESESELALAGAKIKAARAQKETPENS; from the coding sequence TTGATCAAGCAATTGCTGGAGGCGGGCGTACACTTCGGCCACCAGAAAGGGCGCTGGAATCCGAAGATGCGTCCGTTTATCTTCGGCGAGCGCAAGGGAATTTACATCATTGACCTGCGGCGCACGGCAGTGTGCTTGCAGAAGGCCTGCGATTTTCTCGAAAACCTGGTCTCACAGGGCGAACACATCCTTTTTGTGGGGACCAAGCGCCAGGCCCAACCTATCATTGAAGAAGCCGCAAAGCGTTCGGGCATGTTCTATGTCAATACCCGCTGGCTGGGCGGCACTCTCACCAATTTCGAAACCATCCGCAAGCGTGTGAACCGTCTCAAAGAAATCCAGCGCATGAAGGAGGACGGGACGGTCAAGCTCCTCAAGAAGAAGGAAGTGGTGCAGCTCGACAAAGAGTTGGCTAAATTGCAGCGAAACCTCGGCGGTATTGCTGAAATGGACCGCCTTCCTTCCGCGGTCTTTGTGGTGGATTGCATGCGTGAGGACATTGCCGTGCGCGAAGCCAACAAGTTGGGGATTAGCGTGATAGCCATGCTGGACACCAACGCGGACCCGGATCCCATTGATTACCCCATTCCTGCCAATGACGATGCGATCCGTTCCATTCGTCTTGTGCTCGAAAAGCTGGTCGAGGCTGTGGAGAGGGGCCTCCAAGCCCGGCATGCCGTGAGGCGGGTGGTTGCAACCTCAGAGGCGGTCGGCACCGACGCTGGAGAATCTGCGGAATCCGAGAGTGAGTTGGCCTTAGCCGGCGCAAAGATCAAGGCTGCGCGGGCGCAGAAAGAAACCCCAGAGAATTCTTAA
- a CDS encoding UMP kinase: MWLPRLPRKQALRLRSGDLRASNWVRLNPVSKSKLSGKVKPAYKRVLLKISGESLQGATLGIDPKSAQLVAKEIKGVVDLGVQVALVIGGGNLVRGHEFASAGMDRGTADYMGMLATVINGLALQDALEKVGILTRVLTAIQMQQLAEPYIRRRALRHLEKGRVVIFAGGTGNPHFSTDTAAALRAVEIGAEAVMKGTQVDGVYSADPKKDKAATRYSSLTYLDVLQKDLRIMDAAAVSLCRDNHLPIIVFDRTRAGNFKRVVSGQKIGTIVH, encoded by the coding sequence ATGTGGTTGCCGCGGTTGCCAAGGAAACAGGCGCTGAGATTGAGGTCCGGAGATTTGCGCGCTTCCAATTGGGTGAGGCTTAATCCCGTGTCTAAGTCAAAGTTATCCGGCAAGGTCAAACCCGCTTACAAGCGTGTTCTTCTGAAGATCAGCGGCGAATCCCTCCAGGGTGCGACTTTGGGAATCGATCCCAAGTCCGCTCAACTGGTGGCCAAGGAAATTAAAGGGGTTGTCGATCTCGGGGTGCAGGTCGCCTTGGTGATCGGGGGCGGAAATCTCGTGCGCGGTCATGAATTTGCTTCGGCCGGCATGGATCGCGGCACCGCAGATTACATGGGGATGCTGGCCACGGTGATCAACGGCCTGGCTCTGCAGGACGCCCTGGAAAAGGTGGGGATCCTCACCCGTGTTTTGACTGCAATTCAAATGCAGCAGCTCGCCGAGCCCTATATCCGCCGCAGAGCCCTCCGCCACTTGGAAAAGGGGCGTGTGGTGATCTTTGCCGGCGGTACGGGCAACCCGCACTTCAGCACCGATACGGCAGCTGCCCTCAGAGCTGTGGAGATCGGCGCAGAGGCCGTAATGAAGGGGACGCAGGTTGACGGCGTATACAGTGCGGACCCCAAGAAGGATAAGGCCGCCACGCGGTATTCCTCGCTGACCTACCTGGATGTTCTTCAAAAAGATTTGAGAATTATGGATGCTGCGGCCGTGTCGTTGTGCCGGGACAACCATTTGCCGATCATTGTCTTTGACAGAACGCGCGCCGGGAATTTTAAGCGTGTTGTTTCAGGTCAGAAGATCGGCACGATCGTCCATTAA